A region from the Candidatus Thermoplasmatota archaeon genome encodes:
- a CDS encoding cobalamin-dependent protein (Presence of a B(12) (cobalamin)-binding domain implies dependence on cobalamin itself, in one of its several forms, or in some unusual lineages, dependence on a cobalamin-like analog.) gives MTDRQSILNELENSVKGLQQEAAVEAARKARAAGVSPVDAIENGLAKGIREVGEKFARKEMFVVELIYAATIMEAAIKVLEPELKRSKEKRHSVANVVLGTVAGDIHDIGKNLVRIMFEAGGFEVHDIGKDAPTETFVSKAKEVGAGLIGASSLMTTTVEGQREVVEALRAAGIKAPVMVGGAAVSEEWAKEIGAHYSSDAGTAVEQAKLLLGKGA, from the coding sequence ATGACGGACAGGCAATCGATCTTGAACGAGCTGGAGAACAGCGTCAAGGGGCTGCAGCAAGAGGCTGCGGTAGAGGCTGCTAGGAAGGCGCGCGCAGCCGGTGTGAGCCCCGTCGACGCTATTGAGAACGGCCTCGCGAAGGGTATTCGCGAGGTGGGCGAGAAGTTCGCGCGCAAGGAGATGTTCGTTGTCGAGCTGATCTACGCAGCGACCATCATGGAGGCGGCGATCAAGGTCCTCGAGCCCGAGCTGAAGAGGAGCAAGGAGAAGAGGCACTCTGTGGCTAACGTTGTGCTGGGGACCGTTGCTGGGGACATTCACGATATCGGCAAGAACCTCGTGAGGATCATGTTCGAGGCGGGAGGGTTCGAGGTGCACGATATCGGCAAGGATGCGCCCACGGAGACCTTCGTGTCTAAGGCCAAGGAAGTGGGTGCTGGCCTGATCGGCGCGTCATCCCTCATGACGACGACAGTGGAAGGCCAGAGAGAGGTCGTCGAGGCGCTCAGGGCCGCGGGTATCAAGGCTCCTGTCATGGTCGGCGGAGCTGCTGTGTCTGAGGAGTGGGCCAAGGAGATAGGTGCGCACTACTCGTCCGATGCGGGGACAGCGGTCGAGCAGGCGAAGCTGCTTCTGGGAAAAGGAGCGTGA
- a CDS encoding superoxide dismutase — MDEIKTFSLPKLAYGYADLKPYISEEQLKIHYEKHHQAYVNGANGILAKLDKARAEGVDYDVKATLKELSWNIGGHVLHSLFWGNLAPKGKGGDKPGGKLAEWLVKEFGTLDRFKKEFTMAANSVEGSGWAALALGAQTTRPYLMQIEKHNLNVMPTYTILMVVDVFEHAYYIDYKNDRGKFLEAFWNLVDWDAVGKRLEAHT; from the coding sequence GTGGACGAAATAAAGACATTCAGTCTCCCGAAACTAGCGTATGGATATGCGGATCTCAAGCCCTACATCTCTGAGGAGCAGCTGAAGATACACTACGAGAAGCACCACCAGGCGTATGTGAACGGCGCGAACGGCATCCTCGCCAAGCTGGACAAGGCCCGGGCGGAAGGCGTCGACTACGATGTCAAGGCAACCCTGAAGGAGCTCTCGTGGAACATCGGCGGCCATGTCCTGCACTCGCTGTTCTGGGGCAACCTAGCCCCCAAGGGCAAGGGTGGCGACAAGCCCGGCGGGAAACTAGCGGAATGGCTAGTCAAGGAGTTCGGCACGCTCGACCGGTTCAAGAAGGAGTTCACAATGGCCGCGAATTCCGTGGAAGGCTCCGGCTGGGCCGCTCTGGCACTAGGCGCGCAGACCACGAGGCCGTACCTCATGCAGATCGAGAAGCACAACCTCAACGTGATGCCGACCTACACCATCCTCATGGTCGTAGATGTGTTCGAGCACGCATACTACATCGATTACAAGAACGACCGCGGCAAGTTCCTGGAAGCGTTCTGGAACCTAGTCGACTGGGACGCGGTGGGCAAGAGGCTAGAAGCACACACCTGA
- a CDS encoding trimethylamine methyltransferase family protein, whose amino-acid sequence MAVARLKFFDKDEEELVHEQSLRCLEMIGVMVKSQTVLKMLERAGAAIDLKKGVAKLPERMVMDAVKNAPKKIKLGARDQRHEREIPVDTYPLLSTTGLAVHTRDLETGMQRPTTNKDLANFSIMADAMPGLDICWTTVTANDVPQEALAVNSLWTVLQNNTKHIHVVPATHGAEDARKQVELASLVVGGPEQLRKKPIFSVISCSIAPLCFEKAEIEAQAEFARAGIPVISMSMSISGLSSPVTMAGTLENINAENLASLVISQTAAQGAPFVYSSESAPMNMMTGVMDYNSYHLPLISAGAAQMAMRYGLPSHTSSWGFETKDPGIQASLSEAFGVMLNTFSGSDMMSGAGSLDNAKGAALEQVVLDSTVWQDIRTYMHRFPVSKDAIALNVVEAVGHAGTFLKHPHTLRNFRTDILARDQSKRNWQATLSTSMSSETKAIAKQVLREHKVPALPADVVKRGNELVKAWERQVGAHLAH is encoded by the coding sequence ATGGCGGTAGCGCGGTTGAAGTTCTTCGACAAGGACGAGGAGGAGCTGGTACACGAGCAGAGCCTGAGATGCCTCGAGATGATCGGGGTCATGGTCAAAAGCCAGACGGTTCTCAAGATGCTGGAGCGTGCTGGTGCTGCCATCGATCTCAAGAAGGGGGTCGCTAAGCTCCCCGAGAGGATGGTCATGGACGCCGTCAAGAACGCTCCTAAGAAGATCAAGCTCGGCGCGCGCGACCAGAGACACGAGAGGGAAATCCCTGTGGACACGTATCCTCTCCTCTCGACGACGGGCCTCGCCGTGCACACTCGCGACCTGGAGACTGGGATGCAGAGGCCGACCACGAACAAGGACCTCGCGAACTTCTCAATCATGGCGGACGCGATGCCCGGACTGGATATCTGCTGGACCACGGTTACAGCTAATGATGTCCCTCAGGAGGCGCTCGCCGTCAACTCTCTCTGGACCGTTCTGCAGAACAACACCAAGCACATTCATGTCGTGCCTGCAACTCATGGCGCTGAAGACGCTCGGAAGCAAGTGGAACTCGCATCCCTTGTCGTTGGAGGCCCCGAGCAGCTTAGGAAGAAGCCGATCTTCTCAGTGATCAGTTGCTCGATTGCGCCCCTGTGCTTCGAGAAGGCGGAGATCGAGGCGCAGGCGGAATTCGCGAGGGCGGGCATACCTGTGATATCAATGTCCATGTCGATCTCCGGGCTGTCATCGCCCGTCACGATGGCGGGGACATTGGAGAACATCAACGCTGAAAACCTTGCGAGCCTGGTCATCTCCCAGACGGCCGCCCAGGGAGCGCCGTTCGTCTACAGCTCGGAATCCGCCCCGATGAACATGATGACGGGAGTGATGGACTACAACTCCTATCACCTCCCGCTTATCTCTGCTGGTGCTGCGCAGATGGCCATGCGGTACGGCTTGCCATCCCACACCTCCAGCTGGGGGTTCGAGACGAAGGATCCCGGCATCCAGGCATCGTTGAGCGAGGCCTTCGGTGTCATGCTGAACACGTTCTCCGGCTCTGACATGATGTCCGGCGCTGGGAGCCTGGACAACGCGAAGGGCGCAGCGCTCGAGCAGGTCGTCCTCGACTCGACCGTGTGGCAGGACATCAGGACCTACATGCACAGATTCCCTGTGAGCAAGGATGCGATCGCCCTTAATGTGGTCGAAGCGGTCGGGCACGCCGGCACATTCCTGAAGCACCCACACACGCTCAGGAACTTCAGGACCGATATCCTGGCTCGCGACCAGAGCAAGAGGAACTGGCAGGCGACTCTCTCGACAAGCATGTCCTCAGAGACGAAGGCGATCGCGAAACAGGTCCTCAGGGAGCACAAGGTCCCTGCCCTTCCTGCGGATGTCGTGAAGAGGGGCAACGAGCTCGTGAAGGCGTGGGAGAGGCAGGTAGGGGCCCATTTGGCCCATTAG